DNA sequence from the Parachlamydia acanthamoebae genome:
TGCAATGCTTGCAAAACGGTTTGACGATATGTATAAGCGGCAGCTGTGGCAGATGCTTCAGCAACACGCAAGTTCCCCACAAGTTTTCCTCCTTGGAAAATAGGAAGGTTAATATCACCGCCATATGACCACGTATTACTTGCTCCTTGAAAAAGATTGCTGAACATTAAAGATTGAAATCCTTCATCTCCAAATAGAGAAATTGTAGGAAAAAAATTGGCAACGGCAACCCCAATATCTGCTGTCGCTGAGGCTAATTGCCTTTCAGCTGCCCGGATATCTGGCCTTCTTCTCAAGATATCTGAACGGATTCCAATAGACACTTCACTCGGGATGGGGGGTAACGATCGATAGGGCAATAATTCTGCCACAAGCGTTTCAGGTAAATTGCCTGTCAAAACGGAGAGTGCATAGATGCTTTGAAATAGCAATGCTTCAAAATTAGGAATCGTCGCATAAACTTGCGCGACCTCCGCTTCAATTCTTTCAAGATCCAATTGATTGCTCAATCCAGCCTTGACTCTTCTTCCAATAATATCTGCACTTTTTTCCAAAACGTTGATATTTTCCTTTGTCAAGCTAATCTTTTCCTGAGCCGTTCTTGCCTCTAGATAATTGCGGGCAACCTCAGCAAAAACAGAAATTAAGCGATCGTTCATTTGCTCAATGGATGCAGAGACTTTCGCATCGGCTGATTCCACGTTTCGTCTTGTCTTTCCAAATAGATCGAGTTCCCATGTCATGTCCAAAGTTGCATTATAAAGGGTTTGAAATTGGGGAACTTGAATTGTAAATTGGGCATTGGGTGTCGTAGCACCTGGTGTCGTAGGTGCATTTGGCGCAGGGATTTGAAAGAGAGGCCCATTTTTGCTAAACATGGTTCTAGAACCATTGAAATCAGCCGAAAGCTGTGGAAATAATGGTGCAGCAGCCACCATGCGCGTGGCTCTTGCTCGGCAAACATTCGCTTCAGCAACTCTGATGTCATTGTTGTGCAGGGCTGCCATTCGTATATATTCAATCAGAAGAGGATCTTCAAAAACTTCCCACCACTCACAAAGAGGCAGTTCTTGGGAAAATTCCAGATTAACCTCTTGTGGACATGGTAAAGGCGTCCATTGATCCGGCACATAGTTCATAGGTGGCCGATAATCTGGTCCCACCATGCACCCACACAAGAATAGACTTAATAAATAATAATAAAAATTTCTCATAAGCCCACACTTATTCTAATCGTTTTCTAAAGAACCAATCGGCTCCAGATAAGGTAAAAACTGCAATAATTGCCATTGGCCACGTATTTTGAAAGACGAGATAGGCAGGCATGTCCTTTAAAAAGATGCCTTTTACGACGACTAAAAAGTAGCTCAACGGATTGGCGAGGTCAATGGTTTGCAACCAGCCAGGCATATTCTCAATGGGAGTTGCGTAACCGGATAATAAAATGGCGGGAGACATAAATACAAAACTACCTAGAACGGCTTGTTGCTGTGTTTGACAAAGCGAAGATACAAACAGTCCCACACCCACTACTGAGCTAACAAAGACTAGTAAGCTAAAGTATAATAAGAGCAAAGACCCGGTAAAAGGGATCTGAAAGAAAAAAACGGCAAGAGCAATAATGACTGATCCTTCGCATACACTAATAATAATCGCTGGTAACATTTTCCCTATGAGAATTTCAAATGGTTGCGCTGGAGAAACAAGCAATTGATCGAAAGTACCCATTTCTCTTTCACGAGCGACAGATAGAGCTGTCAAAATGACCGTTACAACCATCGTCAGCACACCGCAAAGATTGGGAATATTAAACCAATAATAAAGAAGATTAGGATTATACCAATTGCGGGTAACAAGCACTGTCGGCTGCACATGAAAACCTTGATCATGGGAAAACTCGCGGCTAAATTGGTCGATGATGTTCAAAGCATACCCTTGTACGATCTGTGTAGTATTCGATTTACGTCCATCGAAAATGAGCTGAACAGGCGCTTCTTTCCCTGCATACAAATTGCGCGAAAATTGATCATCGATATGAAGGACCATCATTACTTCCTGCAAATCAATCACACGCGTAATTTCCTCAACACTGCCTAAGTAATGAATCTTTTTAAATGTAGGTGCTCCTTTGAAGCGTTGCACCAATTCAAACGCAGGTTTTCCAGAATCTCGATTTAAAATACCTATCGATACATTTTTTACATCAAGGGTCGCCGCAAAAGCAAAAATAAACAATTGAAAAAGAGGGGGCACGATTAAAACAGCCCGACTTTTTTTATCTCGCCAAACCATCAAAATCTCTTTAATAATCAATGCATGAATACGCCCAAACATGCTAATCCAATCTTTTTTTTGTTTTAAAGGCCGTTATCATTAATAAAATAAATCCAAAAGCTAACATACAAAGCAAATCAGGGATAATTAGCCTCCAAATATTTCCTACTAAGAACAAAGTTTGAAGGCAAGAGACGAAATAGCGTGCTGGAATAATATAAGTTACAAGTTGAATAACAAAAGGCATGCTCGAAATTTCGAAGATAAAACCAGAAAGGATAAATGCGGGCAAAAACCCCACAAACATGGAGATTTGGGATGCGATGAATTGATTGCGACTGAGTGTAGAAATTAATAATCCCAAGATGGTTGCGCAAAATAAAAAAGCACCCGAAACGAGAGCTAACAACAAAAACGATCCCCTAAATGGCACATTGTAGAAAAAAACCGCCACTGCAACGCAAATCATCATAGATGTCATTCCTAAAAAAAAATAAGGAATTAATTTACCAAACAGTAATTCGTAAATGCCCACTGGTGTCGCCATCATAGCCTCCATTGTCCCCCTTTCCCATTCTCTTGCGACAACTAAAGCGGTAAGCAAAGTCCCAATCAACGTCATGATAATGGCCAAAGATCCGGGAACTAAAAAATTTCGACTAATCAACTCTTCGTTATACCAAAACCTTGGCTGAGGGTTAACTAGAGGTAAACCTTTAAGATTCTGATTAATTTTTTCCTGTTGTAACCAGATGTTCCAAGCACCTAAAACATAATTTTGCACAAATGCAGCTGTATTGGGCTCACTTCCATCCGCAATGACTTGAATGGGTGCGGGCTGATCCGTCCGTTTTTTAAAAGCAGAAAAATAGGAAGGAACAACGACAATGCCTCTGATTTTACCTGCAATGATTAAATCCTCCAAACTTCGACGATCTTTTGCCATCCTCACTTCAAAATAAGGAGAGTTTTTAAGCGATTCAGCAAAACTAATGGCATCAACGGTTGTTTCTTCTAACACTAAACCAAGTCGCAAATGATTCAAATCAAGAGAAACACCGAATCCATAAAGAAACAACAAGATCATAGGAAGCAATAAGCTAATCAAAATACTGCTTGGATCTCGGATGATCTGAAAAAATTCCTTAATCACAAGAGCTTTAATGCGCCTGATACTCCCTTCTTTTTTTATTTGCGCAGCCTCATTCATTTAGCATGCTCCTGATCGTACCGATTAATCAATTCGATAAAAGCATCTTCAAGAGTAGGTGAAGGGTTATGATCTGTTTTTACAATGTCTTTTAACTCATCCGGTGACCCTAAACGAATCAAACGACTGCGATACACCATTCCAATGCGATCGCAATATTCAGCTTCATCCATGAAGTGAGTGGTCACCATGACTGTCACCCCTTTTTCAACAAGCCCATTGATGTGATTCCAAAATTCTCTGCGAGTAATTGGATCTACACCGGATGTGGGTTCATCTAAAAAAAGTACAGTTGGATTGTGCATCACAGCACAAGATAGGGCTAGGCGCTGTTTAAAACCTAAAGGAAGTTCATCTGCGGAAACGTTGAGATAGGGTTTTAGATCAAATGTGTCGACCATTTTCTGTACAGCTTCAGCTCGATATGTACCTGTGAGATTATAAATCCCTGAAAAAAATTGCAGGTTTTGCATAACGCTTAAATTTCCGTAGAGAGAAAATTTTTGTGCCATATAGCCAATTTGGGCCCTAGCCTCACCAGGAGCATCCTGCAGATTAAGCCCTGTCACAAATGATTCCCCTGCTGTAGGTTTCAGCAATCCACACATCATTTTAAAGGTGGTCGATTTACCCGCTCCATTTGGACCTAATAATCCAAAAATTTCTCCACTCTTAATTTTAAAAGTAATGTCATCTGCGGCTGTAAATTCTCCAAATCGCTTAGTTAAGCCGATGGCTTCTACGACGGGTGTTTCTTCAGGCTTTATTGGTTTGGTAATTTTGGCTAGTTCTGATTCACCGCTCGGCCCCCCACCTAAAATATCAATAAAGGCATCTTCAAAACGAGGAGGCGTTTCCTCGAGCTTAGCTTCAGGTCCAGCTCCCAATGTATTCAGATCTAAACGATGGCTTTTTCCTTTAAAAACAATCCGTACATCTCGACCTTGAATGACCCCGTCAATCACATCTTCCGAAGATAAAGCCTTTACTAAAACAACCCGCTTCCGTCCTGTGATATGTTCGATTTTAAAGGTTTGTCCTTGTACTCGCTTTGTCAAATCTTGGGGAATCCCGTTAAATAACATCTTGCCTTCATTTAATAGAAGAACGCTA
Encoded proteins:
- a CDS encoding ABC transporter permease yields the protein MFGRIHALIIKEILMVWRDKKSRAVLIVPPLFQLFIFAFAATLDVKNVSIGILNRDSGKPAFELVQRFKGAPTFKKIHYLGSVEEITRVIDLQEVMMVLHIDDQFSRNLYAGKEAPVQLIFDGRKSNTTQIVQGYALNIIDQFSREFSHDQGFHVQPTVLVTRNWYNPNLLYYWFNIPNLCGVLTMVVTVILTALSVAREREMGTFDQLLVSPAQPFEILIGKMLPAIIISVCEGSVIIALAVFFFQIPFTGSLLLLYFSLLVFVSSVVGVGLFVSSLCQTQQQAVLGSFVFMSPAILLSGYATPIENMPGWLQTIDLANPLSYFLVVVKGIFLKDMPAYLVFQNTWPMAIIAVFTLSGADWFFRKRLE
- a CDS encoding ABC transporter permease, coding for MNEAAQIKKEGSIRRIKALVIKEFFQIIRDPSSILISLLLPMILLFLYGFGVSLDLNHLRLGLVLEETTVDAISFAESLKNSPYFEVRMAKDRRSLEDLIIAGKIRGIVVVPSYFSAFKKRTDQPAPIQVIADGSEPNTAAFVQNYVLGAWNIWLQQEKINQNLKGLPLVNPQPRFWYNEELISRNFLVPGSLAIIMTLIGTLLTALVVAREWERGTMEAMMATPVGIYELLFGKLIPYFFLGMTSMMICVAVAVFFYNVPFRGSFLLLALVSGAFLFCATILGLLISTLSRNQFIASQISMFVGFLPAFILSGFIFEISSMPFVIQLVTYIIPARYFVSCLQTLFLVGNIWRLIIPDLLCMLAFGFILLMITAFKTKKRLD
- a CDS encoding ATP-binding cassette domain-containing protein, with product MSDLVQINQLTKIFEKGSAPALDCIQASVPKGKIVGLVGPDGAGKTTLIRLMAGLLLPTKGNISVAGFDTVNDAEEIHLILGYMPQKFGLYEDLSVQQNLDLYASLRGVPKNERKETFEKLLKFTSLEPFTERLAGALSGGMKQKLGLACALIRTPQLLLLDEPSVGVDPVSRRELWKMVHQLIDEGVSVLWSTAYLDEAEQCDSVLLLNEGKMLFNGIPQDLTKRVQGQTFKIEHITGRKRVVLVKALSSEDVIDGVIQGRDVRIVFKGKSHRLDLNTLGAGPEAKLEETPPRFEDAFIDILGGGPSGESELAKITKPIKPEETPVVEAIGLTKRFGEFTAADDITFKIKSGEIFGLLGPNGAGKSTTFKMMCGLLKPTAGESFVTGLNLQDAPGEARAQIGYMAQKFSLYGNLSVMQNLQFFSGIYNLTGTYRAEAVQKMVDTFDLKPYLNVSADELPLGFKQRLALSCAVMHNPTVLFLDEPTSGVDPITRREFWNHINGLVEKGVTVMVTTHFMDEAEYCDRIGMVYRSRLIRLGSPDELKDIVKTDHNPSPTLEDAFIELINRYDQEHAK
- a CDS encoding efflux transporter outer membrane subunit, which codes for MRNFYYYLLSLFLCGCMVGPDYRPPMNYVPDQWTPLPCPQEVNLEFSQELPLCEWWEVFEDPLLIEYIRMAALHNNDIRVAEANVCRARATRMVAAAPLFPQLSADFNGSRTMFSKNGPLFQIPAPNAPTTPGATTPNAQFTIQVPQFQTLYNATLDMTWELDLFGKTRRNVESADAKVSASIEQMNDRLISVFAEVARNYLEARTAQEKISLTKENINVLEKSADIIGRRVKAGLSNQLDLERIEAEVAQVYATIPNFEALLFQSIYALSVLTGNLPETLVAELLPYRSLPPIPSEVSIGIRSDILRRRPDIRAAERQLASATADIGVAVANFFPTISLFGDEGFQSLMFSNLFQGASNTWSYGGDINLPIFQGGKLVGNLRVAEASATAAAYTYRQTVLQALQETENSMVTFLEDLKTMRRYGDSVGRNEKIVQLSNERYVKGLVSITDLLDSERQLISIQQNRLDAESAALLDLVRLYKALGGGWETYFSECRH